In Pseudomonas abieticivorans, the genomic window TCGTGTTCGACGACGCTGACCTGGATAAGGCCGTCGAAGGTGCGATCATCTCCAAGTACCGCAACAACGGCCAGACCTGCGTATGCGCCAACCGCATCTACGTGCAGGACGGCGTGTACGATGCGTTTGCCGAGAAGCTCAAAGCCGCCGTGCTGAAGCTCAAGATCGGCAACGGTCTGGAAGAAGGCACCACCACCGGCCCGCTGATCGACGACAAGGCCGTGGCCAAGGTCAAGGAACACATCGCCGATGCCCTGAGCAAAGGCGCCACCGTGCTGACCGGTGGCAACAGCCTGGAAGGCAACTTCTTCGAGCCAACCGTATTGGTGAACGTGCCGAAGAACGCTGCCGTGGCCAAGGAAGAAACCTTCGGCCCACTGGCGCCGCTGTTCCGTTTCAAAGACGAAGCCGAAGTGATCGCGATGTCCAACGACACCGAGTTCGGCCTGGCTTCGTACTTCTATGCCCGTGACATGAGCCGCGTGTTCCGCGTGGCCGAGGCGTTGGAATACGGCATGGTGGGTATCAACACCGGCCTGATCTCCAACGAAGTGGCGCCGTTTGGCGGCATCAAGGCCTCCGGCCTGGGCCGTGAAGGCTCCAAGTACGGCATCGAAGACTATCTGGAAATCAAATACCTGTGCATCTCGGTCTGAGAGCCAGGTAAACCACCGGCGGGGCGCGAGAGCGTCGTCTCGCCGGTTTTGTAATGCAAGAACCCCTTGGTGGCCGGGACGCCGCAGCAGTCGATCATCGTATGCTGTTGCCGCAGATTCCGCCGCTTGATCCTTGAACCACGCCGACCGATGAGCGGCGAATGAGGAAACCCATGAGCAAGACAAACGAATCCTTGATGCAACGCCGCCAGGCAGCCGTTCCACGTGGCGTTGGTCAAATCCACCCGATCTTCGCCGAATCGGCAAAGAACGCTACGGTTACCGACGTTGAAGGTCGTGAATTCATCGACTTCGCCGGCGGCATCGCGGTACTCAACACCGGCCACGTTCACCCTAAAGTGATCGCCGCCGTTGAAGCGCAACTGCACAAGCTCACCCACACCTGCTTCCAGGTGCTGGCGTACGAGCCCTACGTTGAAGTGTGCGAGAAGATCAACGCTCGCGTACCGGGTGCTTTCGACAAGAAAACCCTGCTGGTGACCACCGGTTCCGAAGCCGTTGAAAACGCCGTGAAGATCGCCCGTGCTGCCACTGGCCGTGCTGGCGTGATCGCCTTCACCGGCGCTTACCATGGCCGTACCATGATGACCTTGGGCCTGACCGGTAAAGTCGTGCCTTACTCGGCCGGCATGGGCCTGATGCCAGGCGGCGTGTTCCGCGCCCTGTACCCGAACGAACTGCACGGTGTGAGCATCGACGATTCGATCGCCAGCATCGAGCGCGTGTTCAAGAACGATGCCGAGCCGCGTGACATCGCTGCCATCATCATCGAGCCAGTGCAGGGCGAAGGCGGTTTCTACGTCGCGCCTAAAGAGTTCATGAAGCGCCTGCGTGCCCTGTGCGACCAGCACGGCATCCTGCTGATCGCCGACGAAGTGCAGACTGGCGCTGGCCGTACCGGTACTTTCTTTGCGATGGAACAGATGGGCGTTGCTGCCGACCTGACCACCTTCGCCAAGTCCATCGCTGGCGGCTTCCCGTTGGCCGGTGTGTGCGGCAAGGCCGAGTACATGGACGCCATCGCACCGGGTGGCCTGGGCGGCACCTACGCCGGTAGCCCGATCGCCTGCGCCGCGGCCCTGGCCGTGATGGAAGTGTTCGAAGAAGAAAACCTGCTGGACCGCAGCAAGGCCGTGGGCGAGCGCCTGGTGACTGGCCTGCGCGCCATCCAGGCCAAGTACCCGGTAATCGGTGAAGTGCGTGCCTTGGGCGCGATGATCGCGGTCGAGCTGTTCGAAGGCGGCGACAGCCACAAGCCAAACGCGGCTGCCGTGGCATCGGTTGTGGCCAAGGCGCGTGACAAGGGCCTGATCCTGCTGTCGTGCGGCACTTACGGCAACGTATTGCGCGTGCTGGTCCCGCTGACCGCAGAAGACACCCTGCTGGACAAAGGCCTGGCCATCATCGAAGAGTGCTTCTCCGAACTCTGAGATGTGATGGGCTAGACAAAAAACCCGCTTCGGCGGGTTTTTTTTCATCTATGGGAAAGTCTGGCCGTTAACCTGTAGGTCTACAGCCTGAGGTTGACTATGGTGAAGGTAATGCCCAAGGAGCGAGCTCAATGACTGCAGAGCAAAAGCCGGTGGTGCCGCGCGTGTTGATCGCCGAAGCGGAACCCTGGATGCGCGACCTGCTCAGCCAGTTGCTGTTGAGCGTACGCTGCGATGCCGTGTTGGACGTGTGCGGGGACGGCCGCCAGGCCCTGGCCTTGCTCGACCAGCAGCCTGACCTGATCATCGCGGCCCGCGAACTGCCCGGTATTGATGGCCTGGACCTGCTGCGCAATGTGCGTTTGCGCCCAGCGGCCGCGCCCGTACCATTCATCATGCTCAGCGACCGTGGCGATATCGCCAGCGTGCGCGAGGCCTTGCCGTACCACCCCACGGCGTACCTGACCAAGCCGCTGAACATGGAGACGCTCAAGCAGCGCCTGCACGACCTGCTGCTGGAAGTCGGCCAGGAGGTAGCCTGCGAGATTCCGGCGTTAACCCCTGGCATCCAGCTGCCCCGCTACTTGGAGCACCGTCGCGAGCATTCCGACGGTGGCCCTCTGCTGGCGGACGTGCACACGGCGGTCAAGCGTAGCCTCCACCCCCAGGGCCTGAACCTGAAGTTGCTGGAAGAGGACTTGCGCAAAGACCCGCAGATAACCGCCGTGTTGATCGCCGCAGCCAACAGTGCCGCGCACCATCGCGACGGCGCCGTGCAAACGCTGATGCAGGCGCTGAACAAGCTGGGTGCCACGCAAAGCATGAACCTGGTGCTGGGCCTGACGCTCAAACGCAGCGCCAAGCTCAGCGACCCTGACCTTGGCGTGCACGCCGAGCGTTTCTGGCAGCAATCGCTGCACACCGCCGAATATGCGCGCACCTTTGCCCGCTTGCTGGAGCTGGACCAGGAGCGTTGTTACTGCGCGGGGCTGTTGCACTGCCTGGGCGACCTGGCGCTGCTGCGCGCGTTGCAGGAATGGAAATTGGCCGGTGGCGCACTGGAGGCCGCGCAGGTCAGCCAGTCACTGGCCGACTTTGGCGCGGCCTACGGCTCGGCCCTGCGCACCCGCTGGCGCTTGCCGCTGGAGCTGCGCGAGCTGATCGCCTCGATCTACCAGTTGGGGGGTGGGGTGTATTCGCGAGAAGCCTTGGCGATGAACCTGGCCGGGCAATTGGCGCGGATGAAGCCTGAGGACAGCCTTGAGTTAATCGCCAAGGGCAAGACGGCGAGGCTGTTGAAGGTGGGCCTGCCGGAGTTGGTGCGGTTGCGTCGGGTTTGAGGTGTGCTTTTCGCGGATAAATCCGCTGCTACCGGAACGGCGGTCCGGCGTCCCGGCTCATCCGCGAAAGGGGCCTACGCTCAAGCCAAAACAATCTGATTCTTGCCCCGCCGCTTGGCCTGATACATCGCCGCATCCGCCCGCGAAAACAACGTGTCCAATATCTCGTCCTGCGGCTGTATGCCGGTCAGCCCCTGGCTCACCGTCACGCCAAACACCTGCCCGTCATGGGTAAAACTCAAGCGCTGAATCTCGCGTTGCAGGCGCTCGGCGATCTGCTTGGCCATTTCCGGTGCGCAGCCCGGGAACACCGCGGCGAACTCCTCGCCACCGATACGCCCGAACAGGTCGCCACGACGTAATACGGCCTTGCCACTGTCGGCGATGCGTTGCAGCACCAGGTCGCCTTCCTGGTGGCCATAGGTGTCGTTGATGATCTTGAAGTCATCGATGTCCAGCAGCAGGAAGCCGATGGGCGAACCTTGCAAGCGCGCCTGTTCGAACTCGCGGTGGGCGCATTCGAAAAAGTGCCGGCGGTTGCTGCTTTGCGTGAGCACGTCGGTGGTGGCCAGACGCTGCAGTTCGCCTTCCAATTGCTTCTTTTCGGTGATGTCCTCAGCAATGCCGACCACGATTACTCGTTGGCCAGGATCATTCTGCTGGCTGACGAAGCACTTGTCGCTGAGCCAGCGGATTTGCCCGTCGGCGCTGATAATGCGGTACTCGCGGTCTTCGATGGCGCCTTTTTCCAGTACTTCGGCCAGGCTGCGCTCGGCGTAGTCCAGGTCGTCGGGGTAAATACTGTCGCGCCATTCGTTGTAGTCAGCCAACAGCAGCCCGGCCGAGCGCCCGAAAATGCGCTCATAGGCAGGGCTTACGTAGATCATTTGCTGGCTTTCCCAGTCGAACGCCCATAGCACTGCGTTGACGCTGACCAACAGCGAGCTGAACAATTGCTCGCGCTCGCTCAGGCGGGCGACCTCCCCTTGGGCGTGCATCAGCGCCAGCAAGGTTTCGGCGGCCGCTGGCATGTGCTGGAAGGATGGAGCCTGGGGTTTTTTGATGACCATCATCACTGCATCTCGATAGGCGCTGGGCTGGAGCGACTGACAGCCGGCCACAGCGTAGCCGCCGCACTGGCGATCTTTATTAAGATGAAAAAATTGTAACGAAGTTCCAACAAAGGCGCCCCAGAGCGGGGCGCCCCGATGGACGGTGTCAGGCGAGGGCGGGGCGCAGCGAGTAAGTCTTGAGTTGGGCGGCGAAATCGCGCAACGACTGGATGCCACTGGCTTCGGCTTCATGCACCCAGTCTTTCATGGCGGCGAGCATGTCGTGGCCGTTGGAACTGGTACGGGCCCAGATCTGCTGCAAGGCCAGGCGCTTCTCGTAGATCACCTTCAGGGCCTGGCTGTGCTCCAGCATGGTCTGGATGCGTACATGGTGGCGCTCGTCCAGCAGGCTGGTTTCGCGCGACAGCAGGCGCTTGGCGCGGCGGAACTGGTGGCGCACCGATTCGTCGACCTTCATCAGTTCCTGTTGCACCAGCGGCGCGATCACCAGCTTGCGGTACTGGGCCATGATCTGGAAGCGGTTGTTGAGGATGGCCATGGCGGTGTCCATGTCCAGGCTGCCCTTGCCTTCCACGCGGTGGGCAATAGGCGCCACGCGCTGCACCTTGGCCAGGCGCGCCATGCTCAGCAGGCGTATCCACATCCAGCCCATGTCGAACTCCCACTTGCGTACCGAGAGCTTGGCCGAGTTGGGGTAGGTGTGGTGGTTGTTGTGCAGCTCTTCGCCGCCGACGATGATGCCCCACGGCACCAGGTTGGTGGCCGCGTCGCGGCATTCGAAGTTGCGGTAGCCCACGGCATGGCCCAGGCCGTTGATCACGCCAGCGGCCCAGAAGGGAATCCACATCATCTGGATAGCCCACACGGTAAGGCCCAGCGCGCCGAACAGGAACAAGTCCAGCGCCAGCATGATGCCGATGCCGCCCAGGCGGTAGCGCGAGTACAGGTTGCGCTCGACCCAATCTTGCGGGCAGTTCTTGCCGTAGATGCGCAGGGTTTCCGGGTTTTCGGCTTCTTCGCGGTACAGCTCGGCGCCTTTGCGCAGCACTGTGGACAGGCCTTTGATGACCGGGCTGTGCGGGTCATCGACGGTTTCGCACTTGGCGTGGTGCTTGCGGTGGATGGCGGTCCACTCGCGGGTGTTCTGCGCCGTGGTCAGCCACAGCCAGAAACGGAAGAAATGCTTGAGCCCGGCGTTCAGCTCCAGGGAGCGGTGCGCGGAGTAGCGGTGCAGGTAGATGGTGACACTGACGATGGTCACGTGGGTCAGCAGCAGGGTCACTGCCACCAGTTGCCACACGGACAGGTCAAGAAAACCGTTGTACCACATAGGCTTTGGGGCCCTCGAAAGAAAAGATAAACATCAACCCGCATTATCGGCATGCGCGCGGATAAAACCAGCGCGGCTTTTAGATAAGAGTGGCTGAATGTTTCTATTCTATAATGTCCTATCTTTCCGTGTGGCTTCTTTGACCCTATGCCTGGTTTCTATCGCGGCGCTTTGCGCGCGGCTGCGCTTTACCTGCTGGTTTCGGTCATCTGGTTTGTCGCGACTGATCATTTATTGAACAGCCTTTTCGATGAATCGCCTGCGCTAGCAAGGTGGCAGCTGATCAACGGCGCCCTGTGGTTGCTGTTCAGCGCCGCAGTGGTGTTTTTTCTGCGGGTTCGCGCTCCCCGGGCCGATGCCTCCGGGTTGGCCGACCGCGAGCGCCTGCGCATGGCCGCGGCGGTGTTCGACTGCACCCTGGAGGGTGTGCTGGTGACTGATCTGCGCGGGCGCATCGTGCACGTCAACCGCGCGTTCATGGACATCACCGGTTACCGCCAGGGTGAAGTGGTGGGGCATAACCCCAACAAGTTCAAGTCCGGGCGCCATGCCGCCGACTTCTACCAGCAGATGTTCGGCACCCTCGCCGAGGCGGGGCAGTGGAGTGGTGAGATCTGGAACCGGCGCAAAAGCGGCGAGATCTATCCGCAATGGCAAACCATCCGTGCCGTGCGTGATGATCACGGCCAGGTCAGCCACTACGTGGCTGTGTTTTCCGATATCAGCGCGATCAAGCACAACGAATGCGAGCTCAGCCGCCTGGCCCATCACGACCCGCTGACCGACTTGCCCAACCGCCTGTTGTTCAGCGACCGCGCCGAGCAGGCGTTGGCCAAACGCCAGGGCTGCGCCCTTTTGTTGCTGGACTTGGATCACTTCCAGAGCTTCAACGACAGCCTTGGCCATGCCGTGGGCGACCAGTTGCTCAAGGCCGTGGTCGAGCGCTTGCAAGGCCGCTGCGATAGCGGTGTCACCCTGGCGCGCCTGGGGGGCGACGAGTTCGCGCTGTTGGTCGAGGGCTGCGAACAGATCGCGCAGGCAGCGACGCTGGCGCAACGGCTGCTCGACGATTTGAAGCCGCCTTTTCTACTGGAAGGCCACAGCCTGTTCATCAGCGCGAGCATCGGGATAAGCCTGTTCCCCAGTGATGCCTTGAACCCCGAGCAACTGTTACGCAATGCCGACTCGGCGTTGTTCAAGGCCAAGAGCAATGGCCGCGCCGGCTATGCGCTGTACACCGAAGAGTTGACCGCCCACGCGCAGCAGCGCGTCGGCCTGAGCAGTGAATTGCGCCGCGCCCTGGTCCAGGACGAACTGCGGGTTTATTACCAGCCCGTGCACGATCTGCGAAGCCGCCGCCAGGTCGGAATGGAGGCGCTGGTGCGCTGGCAGCACCCGCAACGCGGCCTGGTGCCACCGGGTGAATTCATCCCGATTGCCGAGCGCAGCGGCCTGATTGCCGATATCGATGCCTGGGTGTTGCGCCAGGCTTGCCAGCAGATGTGTCAGTGGCAGGCCGAGGGCAAGGCCCTGGACTTTGTCGCGGTCAATGTCTCCAGCCGGCTGTTTGCCGGCAGGGTGCTGTACCAGCAGATCGCCCAGGTACTGGCAGAAACCGGCCTTGACCCTGCCTTCCTCGAAGTGGAAGTCACTGAAAGTGCGGTCATGGATGACCCGGAAGTCGCGCTGGAGCAGTTGCATCGCTTGCGTGAGCTGGGCCTTACCCTGGCCATCGATGATTTCGGCACGGGTTATTCGTCGTTGCTACGCCTCAAGCGCCTGCCTGTGCAAAAGCTGAAGATTGACCAGGGCTTCGTCGCCGGCCTGCCCGGCGATGACGATGACATCGCCATCGTGCGCGCCATCATCGCCCTGGCGCACAGCATGGGCATGCAGGTGCATGCCGAAGGGATCGAGCAGGCCGAACAGGCCGACTTCCTGCTCAAGCACGGTTGCGAACTGGGCCAGGGCTACTGGTTCGGACGGCCTGTGCCTGCTGGCGATATTGCCTGGGCTTGAGACCGAGGCGGCCGCTTCGTGGATAAATCCGCTCCTACAGATTTATCTGCTAACCACGCAACACCATTCTGGTTATATGAAAATTCTTAAATAGTATTTTTAAGCATAACCGCGCCTGACTACTATGGGCTCCAGGATACCAGCACCCCATTATTCAGGAGCACATCATGAGCGCATCTCTGCGTAGCGTTGACGGACAGGACGAAGCCACCATTCTGCGCGAAATTCAGAGTGCGCTGCGTGACCTGCGTTTTGGCGCGGTGGAAATCACTGTGCACAACGCCCAAGTGGTACAGATCGAACGCAAAGAAAAATTCCGCCTGCAGAATCCAGGTAACAAACCTGGCTGATATCAGCCAAGGGCCTCGCAGCGCGCGACACATAAGAAAAAGCCAACGCATTGGAATTCATTTCGGGGAGCTTCACCATGTCAATCCGTCACTACGCCCTGGCCGCACTCGCCAGCGCCCTGTTCGCCGGTTCCGCAGTCGCCAAGGACTACGAACTGCTCAACGTGTCCTACGACCCGACACGTGAGCTGTATCAGGACTACAACGCCGAATTCGTCAACTTCTGGAAAAAAGCCCACCCGGACGACAAGGTCGACATCAAACAGTCCCACGGCGGCTCCGGCAAACAAGGCCGCGCGGTGATCGACGGCCTGCGCGCCGACGTGGTGACCCTGGCCCTGGCCGGTGACATCGACGAAATCGCCAAGCTGGGCAAGACCCTGCCGGCCGACTGGCAAACCAAGTTGCCGGATGCCAGCACCCCGTACACCTCGACCATCGTGTTCCTGGTGCGCAAGGGCAACCCTAAAGGCATCCACGACTGGAACGACCTGATCAAACAGGACGTCTCGGTGATCACCCCCAACCCAAAAACCAGTGGCGGCGCCCGCTGGAACTTCCTGGCCGCCTGGGCCTACGGCCTGAAAGCCAACGGCGGTGACGAGGCCAAGGCCAAGGAATACGTGCAAACCCTGTTCAAGCACGTGCCCGTGCTGGACACCGGTGCCCGCGGCTCGACCATTACCTTCGTCAACAACAGCCAGGGTGACGTGTTGCTGGCCTGGGAAAACGAAGCCTACCTGGCGCTGAAAGAAGACGGTGGTGACAAGAAGTTCGATATCGTCGTACCTTCCGTGTCGATTCTGGCCGAACCGCCAGTGGCCGTGGTCGACAAGAATGCCGAGAAGAAGGGCAACGAAGAAATCGCCAAAGCCTACCTTGAGCACCTGTACAGCAAGGAAGGCCAGGAGATAGCTGCGAAGAACTTCTACCGCCCACGTGACAAGGCTGTCGCTGCGCAATACGCCAAGCAGTTCCAGGAAGTGAAAACCCTGGCAACCATCGACAAGGACTTCGGCGGCTGGAAAACCGCGCAACCGAAGTTCTTCAATGACGGCGGCGTGTTCGACCAGATCTACCAAGCGCAATAACGGCAGCTTCAAGCTGCAAGTGGTGAGCTGCAAGATGACCTGCTTCTAGCTTGAAGCGGGTGACTTGCAGCTTTTAGCTGCTTCTGAACCAAGGACTTTTATGTCGCGTCGCATCTCCCCCGTCATACCCGGCTTCGGGCTGACGCTGGGCTACACCTTGGTGTACCTCAGCCTGATTGTGCTAATACCGCTGGCGGCCATGTTCATCCATGCCGCGCAGCTGACCTGGGACCAGTTCTGGACCATCGTCACTGCGCCGCGGGTACTGGCCGCGCTCAGGTTGAGCTTCGGCACGGCCCTTTGCGCGGCCATCATCAACGGTATCATCGGCACGCTGTTGGCCTGGGTACTGGTGCGCTACACCTTCCCGGGGCGCAAGATCATCGATGCGATGATCGACCTGCCGTTCGCCCTGCCCACTGCCGTGGCCGGTATTGCCCTGACGGCGTTGTACACGCCCAATGGCATGGTCGGCAGACTGGCAGCGGACCTTGGCTTCAAGATCGCGTATACCCCGCTGGGCATCACCCTGGCGCTGACCTTCGTGACCCTGCCTTTCGTGGTGCGCACGGTGCAGCCGGTATTGGCCGATATCCCCCGGGAAATCGAAGAGGCCGCTGCCTGCCTGGGAGCCAAGCCGCTGCAGGTGTTCCGCTACATCCTTGCGCCGGCCCTGTTGCCCGCCTGGCTGACTGGCTTTGCGCTGGCCTTTGCCCGTGGCGTGGGCGAGTACGGTTCGGTCATCTTCATCGCCGGCAACATGCCAATGAAGACCGAGATTCTGCCGCTGCTGATCATGGTCAAGCTGGACCAATACGACTACACCGGCGCCACGGCCATCGGCGTGATGATGCTGGTGGTTTCCTTCATTCTGCTGCTGCTGATCAATTTGCTTCAGCGGCGCATCGAAACCCCTTGAAGGAGCGTTGAGCATGTCTGCCAATTCCATATCGGCCGCCTCGGTGGCCAACGCTTCGCGCCGCGGTAGCCCGGTTTCGCGCATCGTCCTGATCAGCCTCGGCTGGCTGGTGTTCGCGCTGTTCCTGCTGTTGCCACTGTTGATCGTGGTGTCCCAGGGCTTGAGCCAGGGCCTGGGGGCCTTCTTCACCGCGATCTTCGAGCCAGATGCGCTGTCGGCACTCAAGCTCACGGTGATCGCAGTGGTGATTTCGGTGCCGCTTAACGTGTTGTTCGGCGTGAGCGCTGCCTGGTGCGTGAGCAAGTACTCGTTTCGCGGCAAAAGCATCCTGGTGACGCTGATCGACCTGCCGTTCTCGGTGTCGCCGGTGATCGCGGGCCTTGTCTACGTATTGATGTTCGGCGCCCAGGGCTTGTTCGGGCCGTGGTTGCAGGACCACGACATCCAGATCGTGTTCGCCTTGCCGGGCATCGTGCTGGCGACCATCTTCGTGACGGTGCCCTTCGTGGCCCGCGAGCTGATCCCGCTGATGCAGGAACAGGGCACCCAGGAAGAAGAGGCCGCGCGCCTGCTGGGGGCCAACGGCTGGCAGATGTTCTGGCACGTGACCGTGCCGAACATCAAGTGGGGGCTGATCTATGGCGTGGTGTTGTGCACCGCGCGGGCGATGGGCGAGTTCGGTGCGGTGTCGGTGGTGTCGGGGCATATCCGCGGCGTCACCAATACCTTGCCGCTGCACGTCGAGATCCTCTACAACGAATACAACCACGTCGCGGCGTTTGCCGTGGCGAGCCTGTTGCTGATCATGGCGCTCTTCATCCTGCTGCTCAAGCAGTGGAGCGAGAACCGTATTAACCGTCTGCGCAACAGTGCGGCGGAGGAATAATTCATGTCGATCGAAGTTCGTAATGTCAGCAAGCGCTTCAACGCCTTCCAGGCCCTGAACAGCATCAACCTGGATATCCAGAGTGGCGAGTTGGTGGCCTTGCTCGGCCCGTCCGGGTGCGGCAAGACCACCCTGCTGCGGATCATCGCCGGGCTGGAAACCCCCGACCAGGGCAGCATCGTGTTCCACGGTGAAGACGTGTCGGGCACGGATGTGCGTGACCGCAACGTGGGTTTTGTATTCCAGCACTACGCGCTGTTCCGCCACATGACGGTGTTCGACAACGTCGCCTTTGGCCTGCGCATGAAGCCCAAGGGCGAGCGCCCGAACGAAACGCGCATCGCTGAGAAAGTCCACGAACTGCTGAACATGGTGCAACTGGACTGGTTGTCCGACCGCTACCCGGAGCAGTTGTCCGGCGGCCAGCGCCAGCGTATCGCCTTGGCCCGTGCCTTGGCGGTCGAGCCGAAAGTGCTGTTGCTCGACGAGCCGTTTGGCGCGCTGGATGCCAAGGTGCGTAAAGAGCTGCGCCGCTGGCTGGCGCGCTTGCACGAAGACATCAACCTGACCTCGGTGTTCGTGACCCACGACCAGGAAGAAGCCATGGAAGTGGCCGACCGCATCGTGGTGATGAACAAAGGCGTGATCGAGCAGATCGGCTCGCCGGGCGAAGTCTACGAGAACCCGGCCAGCGATTTCGTCTATCACTTCCTGGGCGACTCGAACCGCCTGCACCTGGGCGAAGACAACCACGTGCTATTCCGCCCCCACGAAGTCTCACTGTCGCGCTCGGAATTGGAAGACCACCACGCTGCCGAAGTACGCGACATCCGCCCATTGGGCGCGACCACCCGCGTGACGTTGAAAGTGGAAGGGCAGAGCGAGCTGATCGAGGCCGAAGTGGTGAAAGACCACGACAGCCTGACCGGCTTGGCGAAGGGTGAGACGTTATTTTTCAAACCCAAGGTTTGGCAAAAAGTGGCGAATATCGCGTGATGCTTTTCGCGGATAAATCTGCTCCTACCGGTTATCTGTAGGGGCGGATTTATCCGCGAAGGCGTACCACCTCACGCCGCCGAACCTCACCGGCTCGCGCCTCTATCTCGTGCTTTAGCCCCTGGCAAAGGCCCAGCAGAAATGCGATTTCCGCCACCACGAACAACGGCCCCACGATCAATCCGCTCAGGTCGTCGACGAACGCCGGTTTACGCCCTTCGTAATGGTGGCCCACGAACTGGATCACCCAGCCCAGTACAAACAGGCCAAGCCCGGCACTGAGCCAGGCCATCGTTGTTTGCACCGCCAACGCCGCGCCAGCCCAAAGGCACAAGGCAAGCAACCCGGTCATCAGCGCACCCAGGCGCAGGTCCAGGCGCAGGTAAAACCACACCGACGCCAGGGCCGCCGGCAACGCCGGTGAAAGCCACAGCCCGCCGGTCGAAAAGCCTGGGCGAGAGAGCAGCACGGTCACCGCGACTACAATCATCGGGATGCCGATAAAGTGGCTGGCAATATTGCGCGGGTCACGGTGGTAAGCCGCGTATTGACTGAGGTGCTCGACGAGGTTTTTCATTGTTATGCCTCTGGTGGGGATGATTGATCATGCGCCCCCGGTGGCCCCATGCTCTGTCAGCTAGCCGACATTCCCTGCACGAGGCGGTTTCGATGAACGAGGTATCTGCCTGGCGGCCACGGCTGTTGAACGGCCATTGGTTCAGCCAGTTGCCCCTGTCCCTTCAGGATAGCCTGCTGCAGGCCGCGCGGTTGCAGCGCCTGGCGGCTGGGGAGTGCCTGTTCCAGCGCGGCGAGCCGCCCAGTGGTCTTTATGCGGTGGTGGAGGGCGCGATGCGCATTGGCGCCGTCAGCGAGCAAGGCAAGGAAGCGCTGCTAGCGCTGGTAGAGGCGCCTCATTGGTTTGGTGAGATCGCCCTGTTCGATGGCCAGCCGCGCACC contains:
- a CDS encoding Mpo1 family 2-hydroxy fatty acid dioxygenase, which gives rise to MKNLVEHLSQYAAYHRDPRNIASHFIGIPMIVVAVTVLLSRPGFSTGGLWLSPALPAALASVWFYLRLDLRLGALMTGLLALCLWAGAALAVQTTMAWLSAGLGLFVLGWVIQFVGHHYEGRKPAFVDDLSGLIVGPLFVVAEIAFLLGLCQGLKHEIEARAGEVRRREVVRLRG
- the cysW gene encoding sulfate ABC transporter permease subunit CysW gives rise to the protein MSANSISAASVANASRRGSPVSRIVLISLGWLVFALFLLLPLLIVVSQGLSQGLGAFFTAIFEPDALSALKLTVIAVVISVPLNVLFGVSAAWCVSKYSFRGKSILVTLIDLPFSVSPVIAGLVYVLMFGAQGLFGPWLQDHDIQIVFALPGIVLATIFVTVPFVARELIPLMQEQGTQEEEAARLLGANGWQMFWHVTVPNIKWGLIYGVVLCTARAMGEFGAVSVVSGHIRGVTNTLPLHVEILYNEYNHVAAFAVASLLLIMALFILLLKQWSENRINRLRNSAAEE
- a CDS encoding sulfate/molybdate ABC transporter ATP-binding protein gives rise to the protein MSIEVRNVSKRFNAFQALNSINLDIQSGELVALLGPSGCGKTTLLRIIAGLETPDQGSIVFHGEDVSGTDVRDRNVGFVFQHYALFRHMTVFDNVAFGLRMKPKGERPNETRIAEKVHELLNMVQLDWLSDRYPEQLSGGQRQRIALARALAVEPKVLLLDEPFGALDAKVRKELRRWLARLHEDINLTSVFVTHDQEEAMEVADRIVVMNKGVIEQIGSPGEVYENPASDFVYHFLGDSNRLHLGEDNHVLFRPHEVSLSRSELEDHHAAEVRDIRPLGATTRVTLKVEGQSELIEAEVVKDHDSLTGLAKGETLFFKPKVWQKVANIA
- the cysT gene encoding sulfate ABC transporter permease subunit CysT, which encodes MSRRISPVIPGFGLTLGYTLVYLSLIVLIPLAAMFIHAAQLTWDQFWTIVTAPRVLAALRLSFGTALCAAIINGIIGTLLAWVLVRYTFPGRKIIDAMIDLPFALPTAVAGIALTALYTPNGMVGRLAADLGFKIAYTPLGITLALTFVTLPFVVRTVQPVLADIPREIEEAAACLGAKPLQVFRYILAPALLPAWLTGFALAFARGVGEYGSVIFIAGNMPMKTEILPLLIMVKLDQYDYTGATAIGVMMLVVSFILLLLINLLQRRIETP